A window of Gambusia affinis linkage group LG03, SWU_Gaff_1.0, whole genome shotgun sequence contains these coding sequences:
- the LOC122828497 gene encoding transcriptional activator protein Pur-beta: protein MADGDSGSERGGSSGGGGGGSGGFQHYQREPETQELASKRLDIQNKRFYLDVKQNAKGRFIKIAEVGAGGSKSRLTLSMSVAAEFRDYLGDFIEHYAQLGPSTAEQIAQSSGGDDSGPRRALKSEFLVRENRKYYLDLKENQRGRFLRIRQTVNRGPGFGVGVGGIPGAGMQSGQTIALPAQGLIEFRDALAKLIDDYGGDEEELAGGGGAGGYTELPEGTSIMVDSKRFFFDVGSNKYGVFLRVSEVKPSYRNSITIPFKAWGKFGGAFSRYAEEMKEIQERHRDKMYERRTGEESEGDDVDDD, encoded by the coding sequence ATGGCGGATGGGGATAGCGGCAGTGAGCGCGGTGGCAGCAGCGgtggcggaggaggaggaagcggTGGATTTCAACATTACCAGCGGGAGCCAGAGACACAGGAGCTGGCTTCGAAGAGGCTGGACATTCAGAACAAACGCTTCTACCTTGACGTGAAGCAGAACGCCAAAGGCCGGTTTATCAAAATCGCAGAGGTCGGCGCCGGGGGCTCTAAAAGTCGTTTGACCCTCTCCATGTCAGTTGCTGCCGAGTTCCGCGACTATCTGGGGGATTTTATAGAGCACTACGCCCAACTCGGGCCTAGCACCGCGGAGCAGATCGCTCAGTCGTCCGGTGGGGATGACAGCGGGCCTAGACGGGCCTTGAAGAGCGAGTTTTTGGTGCGTGAGAACCGAAAATACTACCTCGACCTGAAGGAGAACCAGCGGGGTCGGTTTCTCCGGATCCGACAGACCGTCAACCGAGGCCCCGGTTTCGGCGTCGGAGTGGGGGGCATACCCGGTGCCGGCATGCAATCCGGCCAAACCATCGCTCTCCCGGCCCAGGGGTTAATAGAGTTCCGCGATGCTTTGGCCAAGCTGATAGACGACTACGGGGGAGACGAGGAGGAGCTGGCCGGCGGCGGAGGGGCCGGGGGCTACACCGAACTTCCGGAGGGCACTTCGATCATGGTGGACTCCAAGCGCTTCTTCTTCGACGTCGGGTCCAACAAGTACGGGGTCTTCTTGCGGGTGAGCGAGGTGAAGCCCAGCTACAGGAACTCTATAACGATCCCCTTCAAAGCGTGGGGCAAGTTCGGGGGAGCGTTCAGCCGCTACGCCGAGGAGATGAAGGAGATCCAGGAGCGGCACCGGGACAAGATGTACGAGCGGAGAACCGGAGAGGAGTCGGAGGGAGACGACGTGGACGACGATTGA